A part of Oryctolagus cuniculus chromosome 4, mOryCun1.1, whole genome shotgun sequence genomic DNA contains:
- the AHSG gene encoding alpha-2-HS-glycoprotein — MKSLVLLLSLAQLWSCHLVTAVPLLGYREPNCDDPEAEQVALLAVDHINNHLQQGYKHILNRIDKVKVWPRRPTGEVYELEIDTLETTCHALDPTPLTNCSVRQVTQHAVEGDCDFHVLKQDGQFTVLSAKCDSTPDSAEDVLKLCPDCPLLAPLNDTRVAQAAEAALTAFNEKNDGAYLQLVEIARAQLVPLPASTYVEFTVAATDCVAKEVTDPAKCNLLADKQYGFCKATVAEKVAREEVEVTCTIFPAQPVVPQPQPDVAGAAAVEPAPAVDPASPVSPPDGQSPSSLVVGPVLVAQAPAPPRAHYDLRQTFAGVPSMESGSGEAFHPGKVPVVVQPSVGAAPGPVITPCPGKVRYFKI, encoded by the exons ATGAAGTCCCTCGTTCTACTCCTTTCCCTCGCTCAGCTCTGGAGCTGCCACTTGGTCACAGCTGTCCCACTGCTGGGTTACAGGGAACCAAACTGTGATgacccagaagcagagcaggtggcccTGCTGGCTGTGGACCACATCAACAATCACCTTCAGCAGGGGTACAAGCACATCCTGAACCGGATCGACAAGGTGAAGGTGTGGCCCCGG CGACCCACCGGAGAGGTGTATGAGCTTGAAATAGACACGCTGGAGACCACCTGCCACGCACTGGACCCCACTCCCTTGACAAACTGCAGCGTGAGGCAGGTGACACAGCAT GCTGTGGAAGGAGACTGCGACTTCCATGTGCTGAAGCAGGACGGCCAGTTCACCGTGTTGTCTGCGAAGTGTGACTCCACTCCAG ACTCGGCTGAGGACGTACTCAAGCTGTGCCCagactgccccctgctggccccgcTGAACGACACCAGAGTGGCTCAAGCCGCCGAAGCCGCCCTGACAGCCTTCAACGAGAAGAACGACGGCGCCTATCTGCAGCTGGTGGAGATCGCCCGGGCTCAGCTTGTG cctctcccagcttccacctATGTGGAGTTCACCGTGGCTGCCACTGACTGTGTTGCTAAAGAGGTCACCGATCCGGCCAAATGCAACCTGCTGGCGGACAAG CAATATGGCTTCTGTAAGGCAACGGTCGCTGAGAAGGTTGCTAGAGAAGAGGTGGAGGTGACCTGTACCATATTCCCAGCCCAG CCTGTGGTCCCACAGCCCCAACCAGACGTCGCTGGCGCAGCAGCAGTGGAACCAGCCCCAGCAGTGGACCCAGCTTCACCTGTGTCCCCTCCAGATGGCCAGTCCCCATCTTCCCTAGTGGTGGGGCCTGTGTTGGTGGCACAAGCCCCGGCCCCACCCCGGGCGCACTACGACCTGCGCCAAACCTTCGCGGGGGTGCCCTCGATGGAGTCAGGCTCGGGAGAAGCCTTCCACCCTGGGAAAGTGCCCGTGGTGGTGCAGCCTAGCGTTGGCGCTGCCCCTGGCCCCGTGATCACCCCGTGCCCAGGGAAGGTCAGATACTTCAAGATCTAA